The following proteins are encoded in a genomic region of Hymenobacter siberiensis:
- the recJ gene encoding single-stranded-DNA-specific exonuclease RecJ codes for MPVSASKRWNYIPDPDPAQVHSLTQALFIAPEIAALLVQRGIATPEAAAAFFHPDLRQLPNPLLMRDMDRAVARLAYALQAGEKVLVLGDYDVDGITSVATVMSYLTPLFGVERLRDYIPDRYTEGYGISHKAIDTAADNGFALIIALDCGIKAVEQVAYASSRGVDFIICDHHLPGEELPAAVAVLDPKRADCEYPYKELSGCGVGFKLMQALGEHLGLPQAPLHDLLDLVTVSIAADIVPITGENRILASYGLRRFNEDAHLLRPGLAALRELATLREGPLGISSLIFGFAPRINAAGRMGDARRAVAMLLAPDQQEARYTAEVVDQMNQQRRGSDQHTTQEALDMIASDPTLQNARATVLYKADWHQGVLGIVASRCLDQYYRPTVILTQRDGKATGSARSVAGFDVHEALESCSALLDQFGGHRAAAGLTLKVENVPAFQRQFEQVVADTLTTEHLVRPVEIAAVLPLSRITEEFFGELRRMEPFGPGNPNPVFASQRLVAVPHSARVVGQGHLKLRLALADVQGPAVDAIGFGLADYLPEIEQGRPFSACYTVELNEYRGQRSVQMRLLDVRWE; via the coding sequence ATGCCCGTATCCGCTAGTAAACGCTGGAATTATATCCCCGACCCCGACCCTGCCCAGGTCCATAGCCTCACCCAGGCCCTCTTCATTGCCCCCGAGATAGCCGCCCTGCTGGTGCAGCGCGGCATTGCCACGCCCGAAGCCGCCGCCGCCTTCTTCCACCCCGACCTGCGCCAGCTGCCCAACCCGCTGCTGATGCGCGACATGGACCGCGCCGTGGCCCGCCTGGCTTACGCCCTGCAAGCCGGCGAGAAAGTGCTGGTGCTGGGCGACTACGACGTGGACGGCATCACGTCGGTGGCCACGGTGATGAGCTACCTCACGCCGCTATTCGGCGTGGAGCGGCTGCGCGACTACATCCCCGACCGCTATACCGAGGGCTACGGCATCTCGCACAAAGCCATTGACACGGCCGCCGATAACGGCTTTGCCCTCATCATCGCGCTCGATTGCGGCATTAAAGCCGTGGAGCAGGTGGCCTACGCCAGCAGCCGGGGCGTCGATTTCATCATCTGCGACCACCACCTGCCCGGTGAGGAACTGCCGGCTGCCGTGGCCGTGCTCGACCCCAAGCGGGCCGACTGCGAGTACCCCTATAAAGAGCTGTCGGGCTGCGGCGTGGGCTTCAAGCTGATGCAGGCGCTGGGCGAGCACCTGGGCCTGCCCCAGGCCCCCCTGCACGACTTGCTGGATTTGGTAACGGTGAGCATTGCTGCCGACATCGTGCCCATCACCGGCGAAAACCGCATTCTAGCCTCCTACGGCCTGCGGCGCTTCAACGAAGATGCCCACTTGCTGCGCCCCGGCCTGGCCGCCCTGCGCGAGCTGGCCACCCTGCGCGAAGGCCCGCTGGGCATCAGCAGCCTGATATTCGGCTTCGCGCCGCGCATCAACGCCGCTGGGCGCATGGGCGATGCCCGCCGCGCCGTGGCCATGCTGCTGGCCCCCGACCAGCAGGAAGCCCGCTACACCGCCGAAGTGGTGGACCAGATGAACCAGCAGCGGCGCGGCTCCGACCAGCACACCACCCAGGAGGCACTGGATATGATTGCCAGCGACCCCACGCTGCAAAACGCCCGCGCCACCGTGCTCTACAAGGCCGACTGGCACCAGGGCGTGCTCGGCATCGTGGCCTCGCGCTGCCTGGACCAATACTACCGCCCCACCGTCATTCTCACGCAGCGCGATGGCAAGGCCACCGGCTCGGCCCGCTCCGTGGCGGGGTTCGATGTGCACGAGGCGCTGGAATCCTGCTCGGCGCTGCTCGACCAGTTTGGCGGGCACCGCGCCGCCGCCGGCCTCACCCTGAAGGTGGAGAACGTGCCCGCCTTCCAGCGCCAGTTCGAGCAGGTAGTGGCCGATACGCTGACCACCGAACACCTGGTGCGGCCCGTGGAAATAGCCGCCGTGCTGCCCCTGAGCCGCATCACCGAAGAGTTTTTTGGTGAGCTGCGCCGCATGGAGCCTTTCGGGCCCGGCAACCCCAACCCGGTATTTGCCTCGCAACGGCTGGTGGCCGTGCCGCACAGCGCCCGCGTGGTGGGCCAGGGCCACCTCAAGCTGCGCCTGGCCCTGGCCGATGTGCAGGGCCCGGCCGTGGACGCCATCGGCTTTGGCCTGGCCGATTACCTGCCCGAGATTGAGCAGGGCCGGCCCTTCAGCGCCTGCTATACCGTGGAGCTGAACGAGTACCGGGGCCAGCGCAGCGTGCAGATGCGCCTGCTGGACGTGCGCTGGGAGTAG
- a CDS encoding DUF4332 domain-containing protein, whose amino-acid sequence MQYQINEITSIPNAQIKKLKEQGITTADALLSAGRTPAARRALAKATGIQEINLFKWVNYADLSRVDGLDPELTGLLEEVGITTLLDLRGRSPFSLHSKLVSTNHEHHIVNMVPDMMKVVDMVNNAKAMEPEVAYR is encoded by the coding sequence ATGCAATATCAAATCAATGAGATTACGAGTATCCCCAACGCCCAGATAAAAAAGCTGAAAGAGCAGGGCATTACCACCGCCGATGCGCTACTAAGCGCAGGCCGCACGCCCGCCGCTCGCCGTGCCCTGGCCAAGGCCACCGGCATCCAGGAAATCAATCTATTTAAGTGGGTCAACTACGCCGACCTTTCCCGCGTCGACGGCCTGGACCCCGAGCTGACCGGCTTGCTCGAGGAAGTCGGCATTACCACCCTGCTGGACCTGCGCGGCCGTTCGCCGTTTAGCCTGCACAGCAAGCTGGTGTCCACCAACCACGAGCATCACATCGTGAACATGGTGCCCGACATGATGAAGGTGGTCGACATGGTAAACAACGCCAAAGCCATGGAGCCGGAAGTAGCTTACCGCTAA
- a CDS encoding DoxX family protein, translated as MHPATYLAIMPPMLPVPLALVYLSGFFEMLGGLGLLPARTRRLAGGGLLALLVAVFPANVHMALIHEQLHIPGWLAWGRLPLQLPLLWWVWRVMRQR; from the coding sequence GTGCACCCGGCCACTTACCTGGCCATTATGCCGCCCATGCTGCCAGTCCCACTGGCCCTGGTGTACCTGAGTGGCTTTTTTGAAATGCTGGGCGGCCTGGGGCTGCTGCCGGCCCGGACCAGGCGGCTGGCCGGCGGGGGCCTGCTGGCGCTGCTGGTGGCCGTGTTTCCGGCCAATGTGCACATGGCCCTGATTCATGAGCAGCTGCACATTCCTGGCTGGCTAGCCTGGGGCCGCCTGCCCTTGCAGTTGCCGCTACTGTGGTGGGTGTGGCGGGTAATGCGCCAGCGGTAG
- a CDS encoding transposase family protein, which translates to MHAVKEIVISTTIRWIGFISRCYGGRHHDYSVLKSILPVDKEWFKKFKVRLDLGFLGFAKDYVCRKVFIPIKKPKGKELTDEQREINTKQASERITVEHSIGGLKRYRILEDRLRLHNLNLYNDVLGVCAGLWNFSLNL; encoded by the coding sequence ATGCACGCCGTAAAAGAGATAGTTATTTCAACGACCATCCGCTGGATTGGTTTTATCAGCCGTTGTTACGGCGGAAGACACCACGACTACAGTGTGCTAAAAAGCATTTTACCAGTTGATAAAGAGTGGTTTAAAAAGTTCAAGGTGCGGTTGGACCTGGGGTTTTTGGGCTTCGCGAAAGACTACGTTTGCCGGAAAGTTTTTATTCCTATCAAAAAGCCGAAAGGGAAAGAACTCACCGATGAACAACGAGAAATAAATACAAAACAAGCAAGTGAACGAATTACCGTAGAGCATAGCATTGGCGGATTGAAACGTTATCGAATTTTGGAAGACCGATTACGTTTGCATAATTTGAACCTGTACAATGACGTGCTGGGAGTGTGTGCGGGCTTGTGGAATTTCAGCTTAAATCTGTGA
- a CDS encoding transposase family protein, which yields MNFSVKNLTTSRKWRAATGLTAERFAQLLAHFKQAYFRLNGTDMIERGAFAPYEVALKTEEELLLFTLFSFKANLTYDLLGLVSGMDGSNAKRNQELGITVLQEALEQTGHAPKREFTTVAEFEAYFQEHETLLVDGTEQRKQRPGNKEMQKDYYSGKKKCTP from the coding sequence ATGAACTTTTCCGTAAAAAACCTCACTACTTCGCGTAAATGGCGTGCTGCCACGGGACTCACGGCGGAGCGTTTTGCGCAGCTTTTGGCGCATTTTAAGCAGGCGTATTTTCGGTTGAATGGAACAGATATGATTGAACGTGGGGCTTTTGCGCCGTATGAAGTAGCCCTTAAAACAGAAGAAGAATTACTGCTTTTCACCCTATTCAGCTTCAAAGCAAACTTGACGTATGATTTGTTGGGATTGGTCAGTGGGATGGACGGTTCCAACGCGAAACGCAACCAGGAATTAGGCATTACGGTGCTCCAAGAAGCGCTGGAGCAAACCGGGCATGCGCCAAAGCGGGAATTTACGACAGTGGCCGAATTTGAAGCCTATTTTCAGGAACACGAGACGTTATTGGTCGATGGAACGGAGCAACGCAAGCAACGACCAGGAAATAAAGAGATGCAAAAAGACTACTATAGCGGTAAAAAAAAATGCACGCCGTAA
- a CDS encoding acyl-CoA dehydrogenase, protein MQTATSSNIYQLNEEQLAVRDAARDFAQSELWAGVIERDEHQKFPAAQIKKMGELGFMGMMVSPEYGGSGLDTVSYVLAMEEISKVDASCSVIMSVNNSLVCWGLEQYGTEEQKQKYLPRLCSGEIIGAFALSEPEAGSDATSQRTTAEDMGDHYLLNGTKNWITNGTTASVYLVIAQTNPELKSRGINVLIVDKDMPGFIQGPKENKLGIRGSDTCSLMFTDVKVPKENRIGADGFGFKFAMQVLAGGRIGIAAQALGIASGSLELSLKYAKERKAFGVPISQHQAIQFKLADMATNVDAARLLCLQAAADKDNHADYGKSGAMAKLFASKVAMDSAVEAVQIHGGYGFVKEYHVERFMRDAKITQIYEGTSEIQKIVISRDILK, encoded by the coding sequence ATGCAAACCGCCACATCCTCCAATATTTACCAACTCAATGAAGAGCAGCTGGCCGTGCGCGACGCTGCCCGCGACTTTGCCCAGAGCGAGCTTTGGGCCGGTGTAATCGAGCGCGACGAGCACCAGAAATTCCCCGCCGCGCAAATCAAAAAGATGGGCGAGCTGGGTTTCATGGGCATGATGGTGAGCCCCGAGTACGGCGGCTCCGGCCTCGACACCGTGAGCTACGTGCTGGCGATGGAGGAAATTAGCAAGGTTGATGCTTCGTGCTCGGTTATCATGAGCGTGAACAACTCGCTGGTGTGCTGGGGCCTGGAGCAGTACGGAACCGAAGAGCAGAAGCAGAAATACTTGCCCCGCCTATGCTCGGGCGAAATTATCGGGGCCTTTGCCCTGAGCGAGCCCGAAGCCGGCTCCGACGCCACCAGCCAGCGCACCACTGCCGAGGACATGGGCGACCATTACCTCCTCAACGGTACCAAAAACTGGATTACCAACGGCACCACCGCCTCGGTGTACCTCGTTATCGCCCAAACTAACCCCGAGCTGAAGTCGCGTGGCATCAACGTGCTCATCGTGGACAAGGACATGCCCGGCTTCATCCAGGGCCCTAAGGAGAACAAGCTCGGCATCCGCGGCTCCGACACCTGCTCGCTCATGTTCACCGACGTGAAGGTGCCCAAGGAAAACCGTATCGGGGCCGACGGCTTCGGCTTCAAGTTTGCCATGCAGGTGCTGGCCGGTGGCCGCATCGGCATTGCGGCGCAGGCGCTGGGCATTGCCTCCGGCTCGCTGGAGCTCAGCCTGAAATACGCCAAGGAGCGCAAGGCCTTTGGCGTGCCGATTTCGCAGCACCAGGCCATTCAGTTTAAGCTGGCCGACATGGCGACCAACGTAGACGCGGCCCGCCTGCTCTGCCTGCAAGCCGCCGCCGACAAGGACAACCACGCCGACTATGGCAAGTCGGGGGCCATGGCCAAGCTCTTCGCCTCCAAAGTAGCCATGGACTCGGCCGTAGAGGCTGTCCAGATTCATGGTGGCTACGGCTTTGTGAAGGAATACCACGTCGAGCGCTTCATGCGCGACGCCAAGATTACCCAGATTTACGAGGGAACTTCGGAAATTCAGAAAATTGTGATTTCGCGGGATATTCTCAAGTAA
- a CDS encoding helix-turn-helix domain-containing protein — protein sequence MEDYNKVIESLGVRYIKAKNLVLHQPFTVRNSYDVGNNLILLHKGLLTFGEETMVVEEGEMLFIPGGRPTRVSYGEDTKNRVITNDDLISNKDKFFHSNDSLDLIGDAEESHSFVSFEAKVFDSVNFFASLDVPAFLISGQAKLANLVIKVVEESMQDLPGRERLINIYTENIVVEVVRYVLRNNMFVEQLATNSTYFKDPRLIDLFNYIKENLGGDLSNKVLSGVANVSEDYVGQYFKMLTNINPQDYIEYQRMERAVFLLRTTKKSIRDIGKEVGYKDTAYFCRRFKMMFGIPAGKMRRRESAMNI from the coding sequence ATGGAAGATTACAATAAAGTCATCGAGTCGTTGGGCGTTCGCTACATCAAGGCCAAAAACTTGGTGCTGCACCAGCCCTTCACCGTGCGCAATTCCTACGACGTCGGCAACAACCTGATTCTGCTCCACAAAGGCCTCCTCACGTTTGGCGAAGAAACGATGGTGGTAGAGGAAGGCGAAATGCTGTTCATCCCCGGCGGCCGGCCCACCCGCGTGAGCTACGGCGAGGATACCAAAAACCGCGTCATTACCAACGATGACCTGATTTCGAACAAGGACAAGTTCTTTCATTCCAACGACAGCCTCGACCTCATCGGCGACGCCGAAGAAAGCCACAGCTTTGTGAGCTTCGAAGCGAAGGTGTTCGACTCGGTGAACTTCTTCGCCTCGCTCGACGTGCCGGCTTTCCTCATCTCGGGCCAGGCCAAGCTGGCCAACTTGGTGATTAAGGTGGTGGAAGAGAGCATGCAGGACCTGCCCGGCCGCGAGCGCCTCATCAACATTTACACCGAGAACATTGTGGTGGAAGTGGTGCGCTACGTGCTGCGCAACAACATGTTTGTGGAGCAGTTGGCCACCAACAGCACCTACTTCAAAGACCCCCGCCTGATTGACCTGTTCAACTACATCAAGGAGAACCTGGGCGGCGACCTCTCCAACAAGGTGCTGAGCGGCGTAGCCAACGTGAGCGAGGACTATGTGGGCCAGTATTTCAAGATGCTGACCAACATCAACCCGCAGGATTACATCGAATACCAGCGCATGGAGCGCGCCGTGTTCCTGCTGCGTACGACAAAGAAAAGCATCCGCGACATCGGCAAGGAAGTGGGCTATAAGGACACCGCCTATTTCTGCCGCCGCTTCAAGATGATGTTCGGCATTCCGGCCGGCAAGATGCGCCGCCGCGAGTCGGCCATGAATATTTAG
- a CDS encoding DUF4157 domain-containing protein — MQKLRTWTNSPLAFIARRVLKARRVAMVVGQTVHLSGASREEFLADAEWVAHEAVHLRQYQEHGLLPFLWKYLIESARVGYYHNKFEVEAREEARRVVLADPAHVLRPLPRHAQP; from the coding sequence ATGCAAAAACTCCGGACCTGGACCAATTCTCCCCTCGCTTTCATTGCTCGTCGCGTGCTAAAAGCCCGGCGCGTGGCCATGGTGGTGGGCCAAACCGTGCACCTGAGCGGAGCCTCCCGCGAGGAATTCTTAGCCGATGCCGAGTGGGTGGCCCACGAGGCCGTGCACCTGCGCCAGTACCAAGAGCACGGCCTGCTTCCCTTCCTCTGGAAATACCTCATCGAGTCGGCCCGCGTGGGCTACTACCACAACAAGTTTGAAGTGGAAGCCCGCGAGGAAGCCCGCCGCGTGGTGCTGGCCGACCCCGCCCACGTACTACGCCCCCTGCCGCGCCACGCGCAGCCCTGA
- a CDS encoding C40 family peptidase, protein MKHSLLYCLAATSLALSFFFERAPEASVMARASLAPVVAEASLLPALTIGKPATEPRDFGNPPATRPTAAELAASRDSLTYHYYAQTLGLHLAFDENKDLLRMVTDWIGTPYSYGSNSRKGTDCSGFVTRVFHEVYGINLIHSSRAMFSNTKRVAKSEMETGDLVFFRRGKGPIYHVGIYLKDGKFAHSACNGGVMVSSLNQPYYHRNFYAAGRVPAVVAADAAALEEAATALASATE, encoded by the coding sequence ATGAAACACAGCCTCCTGTATTGCCTCGCCGCTACCTCGCTGGCCCTCTCCTTCTTCTTTGAACGCGCCCCCGAAGCTTCGGTTATGGCCCGTGCCTCCTTGGCACCGGTCGTGGCCGAAGCTTCGCTGCTTCCGGCCCTGACGATAGGAAAGCCCGCCACCGAGCCCCGCGACTTTGGCAACCCACCGGCCACCAGGCCCACTGCCGCCGAGCTGGCCGCCTCCCGCGACTCGCTCACCTACCACTACTACGCCCAAACCCTGGGCCTGCACCTGGCCTTCGACGAAAACAAGGACTTGCTGCGCATGGTAACCGACTGGATTGGCACGCCTTACAGCTACGGCAGCAATTCGCGCAAGGGCACCGACTGCTCGGGTTTTGTAACCCGCGTATTCCACGAAGTATATGGCATCAACCTCATTCACTCGTCGCGCGCTATGTTTAGCAACACCAAGCGTGTGGCCAAGAGCGAGATGGAAACCGGCGACCTGGTGTTTTTCCGCCGGGGCAAGGGTCCGATTTATCACGTTGGTATTTACCTGAAAGACGGCAAATTTGCCCACTCGGCCTGCAATGGCGGCGTAATGGTGAGCTCGCTGAACCAGCCCTATTACCACCGTAATTTCTACGCCGCCGGCCGCGTGCCCGCCGTCGTAGCCGCCGATGCTGCCGCGCTGGAAGAAGCCGCCACGGCCCTGGCTTCCGCCACCGAATAG
- a CDS encoding DUF1800 domain-containing protein, which translates to MNRRHFLQRNAAVINTPVAAVAGRPAPLAGPAADLAQQDPPETVSRYANKELPTGLARTTSTLTPYAGPWGYEQAAHLLRRCLFGPTRPEILAAAGSSLTAVLNGLLTAPATAPDPPVNVSATDTSVPIGQTWTAQVFDQNFEGVRRTSLRDWWLGQVLGQGTTLAEKMTLFWHNHFVVEISNINDARMGYEYVRLLREHALGNVKQLAKDVTVTPAMLRYLNGNQSVVGAPNENYGRELLELFTVGKGPLIGPGNYTNYTEADVQAAAKVLTGWRDLATVPVGSYYTASRHDTTTKVFSSAFGNASIVASGNTEYQALINLIFQQVETARFIVRKLYRWFVYYLIDTQVETDVIRPLATILINNGFDVVPVLRALFSSEHFFDALNMGCLIKSPLDFTVGLCRQMQVAFPPATNVAVQYGMWNYLNGLTFVQQQTLGDPPNVAGWAAYYQTPQYHELWINAVTLPRRNQVTDLFIGSGYTRSGVKIAIDVLALTQSFPAATASDCNLLIDEYVKLMLPIALTTNQTAFLKTALLPGLPDFEWTVEWQQYLAAPTNTAKKAAVTTKLQAMLRALMGLAEYHLS; encoded by the coding sequence ATGAACCGTCGACATTTCCTCCAACGAAACGCGGCCGTAATTAATACCCCGGTGGCGGCTGTGGCCGGGCGGCCCGCGCCGCTGGCCGGCCCTGCGGCCGACCTGGCCCAGCAGGACCCGCCTGAAACCGTGAGCCGCTACGCTAATAAGGAGTTGCCCACCGGCCTGGCCCGCACCACCAGCACGCTCACGCCCTACGCCGGCCCCTGGGGCTACGAGCAGGCCGCGCACCTGCTGCGCCGCTGCCTGTTTGGCCCCACCCGGCCGGAGATTCTGGCGGCGGCCGGCTCCAGCCTCACGGCGGTGCTCAATGGCCTGCTCACGGCCCCCGCCACCGCCCCCGACCCGCCCGTGAACGTGTCGGCCACCGATACCAGCGTGCCCATTGGGCAGACCTGGACGGCGCAGGTGTTCGACCAGAACTTTGAGGGCGTGCGCCGCACTTCGCTGCGCGACTGGTGGCTGGGGCAGGTGCTGGGCCAGGGCACCACGCTGGCGGAGAAGATGACGCTGTTCTGGCACAACCATTTTGTGGTGGAAATCAGCAACATTAACGATGCCCGTATGGGCTACGAATACGTGCGCCTGCTGCGCGAGCACGCCCTCGGCAACGTGAAGCAGCTGGCCAAGGACGTGACCGTGACGCCCGCCATGCTGCGCTACCTCAATGGCAACCAGAGCGTAGTGGGTGCGCCCAACGAGAACTACGGCCGCGAGCTGCTGGAGCTGTTCACGGTAGGCAAGGGGCCGCTCATCGGGCCGGGCAACTACACCAACTACACCGAGGCCGACGTGCAGGCCGCCGCCAAAGTCCTCACCGGCTGGCGCGACCTGGCTACCGTGCCCGTGGGCAGCTACTACACGGCCAGCCGCCACGATACCACGACCAAGGTGTTTTCCTCGGCCTTTGGCAATGCCAGCATTGTGGCCAGCGGCAACACCGAATACCAGGCGCTTATCAACCTGATTTTTCAGCAGGTGGAAACGGCGCGGTTTATCGTGCGCAAGCTGTACCGCTGGTTTGTGTACTATCTGATTGATACGCAGGTGGAAACGGATGTTATTCGGCCGCTGGCTACCATCCTCATTAACAATGGCTTCGATGTCGTGCCGGTGCTGCGGGCGCTGTTCAGCTCCGAGCATTTCTTCGATGCCCTGAATATGGGCTGCCTCATCAAAAGCCCGCTCGATTTCACGGTGGGGCTGTGCCGGCAGATGCAGGTGGCGTTTCCGCCCGCTACCAACGTGGCCGTGCAGTACGGCATGTGGAACTACCTCAACGGTCTGACCTTTGTGCAGCAGCAAACGCTGGGCGACCCGCCCAACGTAGCCGGCTGGGCCGCCTACTACCAGACGCCGCAGTACCACGAACTCTGGATAAACGCCGTGACGCTGCCGCGCCGCAACCAGGTTACGGACCTGTTCATTGGCTCGGGCTATACGCGCAGCGGGGTCAAAATTGCGATTGACGTGCTGGCGCTCACGCAATCGTTCCCGGCCGCCACGGCCTCAGACTGCAACCTGCTGATTGACGAGTATGTGAAGCTGATGCTGCCCATCGCCCTCACTACCAACCAGACTGCCTTCCTGAAAACCGCGCTGCTGCCTGGCCTGCCCGATTTTGAGTGGACCGTGGAGTGGCAGCAGTACCTGGCCGCGCCCACCAACACGGCTAAAAAAGCCGCTGTGACCACCAAACTGCAAGCCATGCTGCGCGCCCTAATGGGCCTGGCCGAATACCATCTTTCTTAA
- a CDS encoding DUF1501 domain-containing protein, with product MKRREFLQTTAAASVGTAFLSGLPIGAYGHSAQLAALTNATTVSDKVLVIIQLQGGNDGLNMIIPLDQYPALLAARSNIALPQTAVLPLTTATGIHPAMASLQNLYQNGKLGVVQSVGYPTPNFSHFRATDIWTSGSESNVTWTTGWAGRYLDGEFAGFPTGYPSTQNPDPLAISIGSVVSNCVQGPTVNMGMAIASTSSFYQLLSGGVDAAPNTPAGHELTFIRQVVSQTQVYTTAIQAAAGRAQNLSPLYPTAGQNSLADQLKIVAQLVAGGLSTRIYVCQLGGFDTHTLQVPSTGSTTVGTHATLLGKIAEAVNAFQDDLRRLAIQDRVVGMTFSEFGRRIRSNSGFGTDHGAAAPLLVFGTKVNPIVHGANPTLPTSAGVNDNIPMQFDFRSIYTSILKDWFQVTPATLTQLFGQPFTYVPVLRPGAATATTAAAEVAEFTVYPNPVTRDGRTTVAYESAGGHVQIVMLDTLGREVRRTVDQVLPRGPQLLPVDLSGLAPGAYYCQVREDRRTGSRIVVIE from the coding sequence ATGAAACGTCGCGAATTTCTACAGACTACGGCTGCGGCCTCGGTTGGTACTGCTTTTCTGAGCGGGCTGCCCATTGGGGCCTACGGGCATTCGGCCCAGCTGGCGGCCCTCACCAATGCTACCACGGTTTCGGATAAGGTGCTGGTCATCATTCAGCTGCAAGGCGGTAATGATGGGCTGAACATGATTATCCCCCTAGACCAGTACCCGGCCCTGCTGGCGGCGCGCAGCAACATCGCTCTGCCCCAGACGGCCGTGTTGCCGCTCACCACGGCCACCGGCATTCATCCGGCCATGGCCTCGCTCCAGAACCTGTACCAGAACGGCAAGCTGGGCGTGGTGCAGAGCGTGGGCTACCCCACGCCCAACTTCTCGCACTTCCGGGCCACCGATATCTGGACCTCGGGCTCCGAGTCTAATGTGACCTGGACCACGGGCTGGGCCGGCCGCTACCTCGACGGCGAGTTTGCGGGCTTCCCCACCGGCTACCCCAGCACCCAGAACCCCGACCCGCTGGCCATCAGCATTGGCTCGGTGGTGAGCAACTGCGTGCAGGGTCCCACCGTGAACATGGGCATGGCCATCGCCAGCACGTCGTCTTTCTACCAGCTGCTTAGCGGTGGCGTTGATGCCGCGCCGAACACGCCGGCCGGGCATGAGCTCACTTTTATTCGGCAGGTGGTGAGCCAGACGCAGGTGTACACCACGGCCATTCAGGCGGCGGCCGGGCGGGCCCAGAACCTCTCGCCCCTGTACCCCACGGCCGGTCAGAACTCGCTGGCCGACCAGCTCAAAATAGTGGCCCAGTTGGTGGCCGGCGGCCTGAGCACCCGCATCTACGTGTGCCAGCTCGGCGGCTTCGATACGCACACGCTGCAAGTGCCCAGCACGGGCAGCACCACCGTGGGCACCCACGCCACGCTGCTGGGCAAGATTGCGGAGGCCGTGAACGCCTTCCAGGACGACCTGCGGCGGCTGGCCATCCAGGACCGGGTGGTGGGCATGACGTTCTCGGAATTCGGGCGGCGCATTCGGTCCAATTCCGGCTTCGGTACCGACCACGGCGCGGCGGCCCCGCTGCTGGTTTTTGGCACTAAGGTGAACCCCATTGTGCATGGGGCCAACCCCACGCTGCCCACCAGCGCCGGCGTGAACGACAACATTCCCATGCAGTTCGACTTCCGCAGCATCTATACCAGCATTCTGAAAGACTGGTTCCAGGTGACGCCGGCCACGCTCACGCAGCTCTTCGGGCAGCCCTTCACCTACGTGCCGGTATTGCGGCCCGGGGCTGCCACGGCCACAACGGCGGCGGCCGAGGTGGCCGAGTTCACGGTGTACCCCAATCCAGTGACGCGCGACGGCCGCACCACCGTAGCCTACGAAAGCGCCGGTGGCCACGTCCAAATCGTGATGCTCGATACCCTGGGCCGCGAGGTGCGCCGCACCGTGGACCAGGTGCTGCCCCGCGGCCCCCAGCTGCTGCCCGTGGACCTGAGCGGCCTGGCGCCAGGCGCTTACTACTGCCAGGTGCGGGAGGACCGGCGCACGGGCTCGCGCATTGTGGTGATAGAGTAA